In Danio aesculapii chromosome 12, fDanAes4.1, whole genome shotgun sequence, the sequence ACAAATATCGTTAAATCAaaaatctcaaactttttttgaaaattcTGATgcctcaaaggcactttatagtgataacgACCCTTAAACTTTTACGTAAATGATGGAACAGGTCTTATCTAAACACTTGATTTTATGAAGACTATATAACACAAACAGGATAGCTTTGATAAATCTTAGAAAATACACAtgtatgtctttcttttttctgctgaacacaaaagatattttgaagaaagctagataggaaagaaagaaaaacataaatccggtaaccattgactttcatatatTTGTTTGCCAATATAAGTCAATGGTGACCGGTTTTCAGCagtcttcataatatcttcttttgtgttcaacagaataaagatacTTATACAAGTTACCACTTGAGtgatatattttgattaaataaattaatgaattaaaaatactgctactaattataataaaaataattatttttaaactgaaaggggggtgacatggtggctcagtggctcactgttgcctcacagcaagatggtcgctagtttgagtcccggcctggtcagttggcatttctgcgtggagtttgcatgatctccccgtgtttgcgtgggttttcttccaggtgctctggtttcccctacagtctaaagacatgtggtaaaggtgaattgaataaattaaattggccataatgtatgtgtgtgagtgtgtatggatgtttcccagtactgggttgcagctggaagggcatctgctgtgtaaaacatatgctggataaattggcagttcattctgtggAGAGCggaagccgaaagaaaatgaatgaatgaatgaataaatgaatgaatgaatgaagaactgaatgaatgaaaaactgaaAGGGACAATACTGAATAAAATACTGACAGACTTCGAAATAAAAAACAACGCTTACTGCAGAGAACCTGTGGTAATACTGCTACAGGGGGTCAAAGTGCACAAACATGATGTGAATGGAAGGAAACCTTACTGCAACCTCAGCATAAATTTCAGGATCACAATTCAACACCACACTTACTGTAGTAAATAAACCATGGCCAAGTGCATGGTCTGACATGCTCTCTGGCCACAAACGTGCTtgaagaaaagggaaaaaatgtaGGCTATTATGGAAAAGAACTCTATTTTAACTCTCTCAATCTGCAAATTGGTTTATTCACATTATAAATATGCCTCTTTTAGAAAAcgttcaaaatatatattatacctGAACGTTTTACTACGGTCGACAAATGGCCTATAATGAATGGGtctttgaatgttttaaaatattactcGAGTTAACATTGTTTAGGCGCGAAGACGCATGTAAACAATCAGCTAGCAGGCGTCAGCGAGTATCAAGTACGTCACAAGTCAAACAGAGTAGAATTTAATAATGAATAACTTACATTTCAGACACAGTTTTGTTGCAAGATACGTTGTTTTTGGTCCACTGGGTCGACGTAAATAGTTCCAAACGAAACCGCAGCAGATGTTTCATTCGACAGCTTCAACAAATGGGGTTTTCTGAAAGAATGACTGAATAATTGATTGATTCACTCTTTGAATTAttttagggccagacagaatctgcggacatttctgcggagaattttgtaaaaaaaaaaagaaaaagaaaaaagaaaatctgcagatttatgcggaatgattttaggagtatcgttaaaattcatgaaataaaaaacaatacatttttaaacttttattaaatgtttacaatgcaaatccaattagacccACACTTAAATGGTAAGCATGTCTCTCATattatatatctactaaaagacagaaaatattactttacaaactattgtaaataaatcatatcaacatttttttattactattattatatcacaataatattagtgaaattaatttaaaaactaaataaatataaaatgacacacatttacacaagtaaatagactcaatgatgggctaaaaatctggaaatctgtggatttctgcgctcACAttttccgtgtgggcctacttatatgATACAATTTGGTATTAtcacttattattttatacattttaacttTAACAAGTAAGCCTATGTGTGAGAAAtatattgtttcatttttttaataaatctgaatgatGAAAAACACTCGAATGCTAATCCCAGCAGGtagcaaggtggcgcagtgggtagcacaatctcctcacagcaagaaggtcgttggttcgagcgttggctgggtcagttggcgtttctgtgtggagtttgcatgttctccccgtgtttataTGGGTATCcttcaagtgctccggtttcacccacagtccaaatacatgtggtacaggtgaattgggtaagctaaattgtccctagtgtatgtgtgtgaatgagtgtgtatggatgtttcccagtgatgggttgcagctggaagggcatccgctgcgtaacacatatgctggataagttggcggttcattctgctgtggtgaccccagattacaaaagggactaagccaaaaagaaaatgaatgaatgaatggatgatccCAGCAAACACAAAACGTTTTTACaacatttcaaaatgttatattttagttGCAATTGGGTAATGTTGTAGtacattgttttaaaaagttttttaaatatttgaaagtaatgtaaccaaaataaaacgttttataaacattgtaaaaatacCAACATGGAATAACAAACTGTAACTTTTGAAACATTTACGTTATCTGCAGATTTTGGGAACTGAACATTTATAATGATGTTTTCACTCAGAATTGTACTAAAGATTAGTTTAAAGTTTAAACTTATAAGTATAAGCTAGGATATTAAAAATATAAGCtaggatgttgttgttttttattccttttataaaaaatgtctatacactaaaaaatgttatgatcaattagtcatgacagcataggttttagttcattgtaacatattaaattaagtcaatcatgttctaacttaattttaacttacgcaagctgttttaaatcagtttaacataatataagttcaatggactcataaggttaatttaattcagcttaaatatttaaggcaaccaggagtttttacagtgtggccTATAGTCACGTGAAATATCCAGTAGGCCTATATTCAGTAAATATAGACCGTTTTGAGGCATGTAAACAATAACTATGGTCctaatgcatttcctgttttacatttttagtttccGTAGCTTCCGAGAATTCAAAACGGTCAACATATTGATAAATGAtgtatgatagctgttttaatgttaagttatgattgaattgcctcttattacagttgtgaaatatttgacaacaagcaggaaatgttcatcggccaatgacatgaccgtattgaaatggtctatactaaAAGCTTATAAGCAGTTTCCGGCAATATTCCGGCCatgaacaatattttatttacattattggaatgtctaaaaaaatctaaaaagaacTAAAAAAAGTTTCTACAATGTTACAGcacatccagaaagtattcatagtgcttcactttttccacattttttatgttatagccttattttttttttaatgttgtaaatttattaaaaataaaaaacctaaaaaatcatatgtacatcggtattcacagcctttgccgtgaagctctaaattgagctcaggtacattctgtttccactgatcattcttgagatgtttcagcagcttaattggagttcacctgtggtaaattcagttgatttgaaaaggcatacacctgtctatataaggttccagggttgacagtgaatatcaaagcacaaaccaagcaaaaagacaaagcaattgtctgtagacctccgagacaggattgtctcgaggcacaaggctggggaaggttatagaaaaacttctgctgctctgaaagttccaatgagcaccgtggcctccatcatctgtaagtggaagatgtttggaaccaccaggactcttcctagagctggccggccatataagctgagtgatcaggaaGAAGGgacttagtcagggaggtgatcaattacccaatggtcactctgtctgagctccagcattcttctgtggagagaggagaactttaCAGAGGGACAACCACCTGTATGGcagtccaccaatcaggcctgtatggtagagtggccagacggaagccactccccacctggaatttgggatctgaaggactctcagaccataagaaacaaaatcctctgatctgatgagactaaaattgaactctttggagtgaatgccaggcgttacatttggagaaaaccaggcaccgctcatcaccaggttaataccatcagtgaagcatggtggtggcagcatcatgctgtggggatgtttttcagcagcaggaactggaagactagtcaggatagagggaaagatgaatgcagcaatgtacagagacatcctgaatgaaaacctgcttcagagtgctcttgacctcagactggggcaacggttcatcttccagcaggacaatgacccaaagcacaccaccaaaatatcaatggagtggcttcacaacaactcgttgAATGTcgttgagtggcccagccagaacctAGACCTAAAACCTATTGAACATCTGTGGAGAgttctgaaaatggctgtacactgtcagcCACTGTaagcttcccatccaacctgatagagcttgagaggtactgcaaagaggaatgggcaaaaattcccaaagacaggtgtgccaagcttgtggcatcatattcaaaaagactggAGGCTGTAATTgcagccaaaggtgcatcaacaaagtattgagcaaaggctgtgaatacttatgtacatgtgatttttcagcttttttatttttaataaatttgcaacagtttcattcaaaaatcatttttcagattgtcattatggggtattgtgttgaggaaataaatgaatttattccattttggaataaggctgtaacataaaaaaatgtgggaaaagtaaagcgctgtgaatactttccggaagcactgtatatttataacataaaaaatataaatattgtgatattcgtTGGACAAAAATGTTCTCACAACCTTTTCACAACATTTTGCATGTTGtaaaccttattttattttagaaagatATTTAGAACATTAAAATACAATTCTATATACATGTGACATTAAAACTCATAATGACTGCTGCAAAATATTCTCATGGTACCAATCTGTGATACTggcatttaaaataagttttactaaaatgtatttaatcagTTCAATAATGAAACAGGCTATATGTACaaactatattttaattattatcatgTGTTAACTTTCACAGCCttcttaataatataacaacatgtATGCATGCATTGTTGATCCTTGTCCAAGTGAACATGTTTAATGAAAATACACTTTTCTTTGTAACTGGCACCGTGTCAgttcttaaaaaaacattactgcCAATGAATCATCAccgttttgctttgtttgttttagcACAGACAAGTTTCTGTTCAAACACGTTACGATTTGCTATCTATCCAAATCACCCACAGCCTGTAGATGTTAAGCATCACTACCAAAAGGTTTTTAAGGGTAAAAAACACCAGCATCTGATGAAAGTTGGAAAAAACCATCATAACTGTAAGTCGGACAACAAAGAAGGGCCCGTCCTGAAGAAAAAGACTTCCACCAATGTTCCATATATCCGTCCTGTACCTGGAGTACAACGAGCCGTCCTGGCTTTCAGAAACATCTTCTGCTCTGGTGTTTACCACTAATGCCAATGAAAAAATTCAGCATTATAACATTTATGATGATACTTAAGATTCTGCTTAAAtgtcaaaaattatattttttggccattaaacaacaactgtagaGGAATATACAGACCTGAGAAATGCAAAGGAAACTGTAGCATGCTTAGTGTCCAGACCGCAAGTATAACACACACAAATGACAGACTCTCCtcgctataaaaataataaacacaccaCAGAATTACATTTTTATGATTAAGACAGAGTTTTAATATATTAAGATTGcaataaaaatgatattttaaattgtataatattaaaatacattcataacaCTACTGGATATGTTGTGTTATTTTGGCTTACCGTTAAATTATGAAAAGTAATTATGAAAAACAGAAAGCATAAAGCCTCTGAGTGTTTCTAAGCCAATGGCTGAAAGAGCGATAATAGCATTATTTTCGCATCACTTAgatactttttttaaaaggattttattaataattcatgttttctgttttaattttaccaagctacactgtaaaacccaaaaagttaaggtaacttaaggtcaacttaatccatttgagtaaacgaagcaatttgagtacagtgaaacccaataaatgaagagaactcaaaccaactgagtactgtaaaacccaataagttaaagcaactcaaactgtttaaggaaaccgattgcaacacaccatttgagtaaaaaaaaacgaatctatatgagtacagtaaacttactcaatttaagttgaagtaatgaggtatttaatacaCACATTAGCTTCAACAGTGAGTTCAAAAttcttttcaaattagtagaattatctttcagtcaattttgagttaacaacactcatttcgtttgataaagttgactgttgggttttacagtgtaatatattaAGATCgcactgaaaaaatatatttttaaattgtatattattcaaatgcatgttttttattaatatgtacattaataatacatatactactgtatatgttatgttattttagcTTACCATTAAATTATGTAAAGTATTTATGAAtcacttagatttttattttaccaagctactagatcaggggtgcccaaacttttcttatgaagggacaaaaatcaaacttgattgaggctagtgggccgaaggtcaatatagttgccatgggtaatttcctaatttatttaacaatatctaaaaataactaaaaaaacgttgctttatattaactataaCTAGTacagcatatattttttacattttatattttataatgaacttattacagtaaaaacaatctcatGTATAACAGAacggagttacactagtttttgctttgatttgatcaccgatgtcttgtgcatagtcctctatccatcaagtgacattaattacataaaaacatCCTTTTTTGTTAGCTcagcaatgaaacaaacaaacaaagaaggttccgtcaaattagaaatgatctcttttaaaggcatttgccccaaccctcttcatcattcttactctcttctcagatgggatggtgggtcaAGTCAAAAGTtacaaagggccaactttggccatcTCTGTAGATAGAGCTGATAGCTTAAaggttttattgtttttacacgTCTAAATAGTTGTGATAATAATTGTTATGTAAATGTTCTTTGCTTTATGCTTTATTTACTTTGACAGCTGGATCAAACTAAAATGAAATTgtctatattttatttcagttaagatTTACTTTAATTTCAGGGAGCGAAATGGTTTTAGTTTTGTCAATTGGGGTATAGAGATTCTAACAACACTGAACACAAAgctgaacacataagaagatattttgaagaaggctggaAAGGATGGCCCCTTTGTatacatgtacactgtaaaaaaaagttctgGGTTACattcaattccttcatgttgtcaacataaatcgattaagttacgTTAAATGAGTTAGATTAAGTTAAactaagttactttttttttacaaacttcagtagatttaacataaaacaattaatttcaaGATATGTGTtgattgagctcattttaaataggtttaAACGCAACAACAAAGAAAAACACTTTTTGAGTGTAgtagaaaacaaatacaatggaagtcaatagctatattttcatcattcttcaaaatatcttcttttgtgttcaacagaagaaataaacttaaacggtttggaacaagtaaaggatgaataaataatgataatgatagaGAGGGAGTTATTTACatatctagtaaaaaaaaattcctgtTGTCTACTTTTTTGTTGACGAGATCAATGTTATGTTTATGCATGCTCCCTTGAACCTCGCCTCCAAAACATCCATAAgaaaagttaaataaatgtaGAGTATGCTggctctctctttttttatgtgTGGTCTCAATCAATACTTACTTTACATCAGACAGCGTTTCACTGATAAACTCTAGGATATCAGCAGCTGTGCCCACAAAGATGAGCAGCAACTGGGACATTTCATCTCTTGTGACGCCTCCAGCGATTGGTAGCATCCATTTTCCCACAATTAGCAGAATCAGGACGATTTGTTGAAGAGCCAGGATCCAGTCGTTGGCACAAACCGATGACAATAATTTCAGAGGGTCCTAAAATACCACCACAAAGTGTATAATTATGAGCAGACTGTTATCAATTacctgtaaaatctacagtaacttactagcAGAAGTTCgctagtaacttactgtaaatcagtttcagcaaaaatactgtttttagatttacagcaccatttatcttactGTATATGAATTTACATAACTTTGtgtataaaaactgtaaaatatacagtaattgtctcaatgcaactttaaaatacagtaacatactgcacaactgtcctacagtaaaatatagttcatATTAGAGTTAAATACTGTCCAATTTACAACAATTGTTAACAGTGCAGTGTTGGGTAaaagcacttttaaaaaaaaataagtagctAAATCTGTCACGTAGTTACTTTATACAGTAActaatgtgaaagtatgtgttgtgatattttatttatattacttttttaccACTTGTGAATTGTTCAAATGGACTACTCTGTGGTTAtgttggggctgtttttgccccattgacttccattataatgatattttttgaTCGCAAAGTCATGGCACCATATAATcttgcattcttgattgttggaggttttccctgttgggaagaggtaaaatgtgtaatttgtattgttgatcatcagttggcaccattaaccctttaatcATCATTAATCACCAcaattagctgatgattgattataaagcgtgttagGCATGCTGTCCCGGTAGAGTGCCCTGAGCATAGaagatcctcaagcctggggATCCCTCCCGTTGAATGGTGCGTTGGAGTTAGGTCTCGAGAAATCCCCTGGCGTAGTTATGACTTATGACAgattagggattgctatggagagatgAACTACTGACTAAGCGCTCATCTATGGTGacaatttggtttagtcaattcacaAATATCGCGTGTCGTTGGACTGTGGACACATGCaagcacgaggagaacatgtaaactccgcacagaaggGATTCTTTAAGTTGAAGATAACTAAGGTAAAGAACTCTGGTTAATTATGGTGACTTAGAAATTGTCTGATTgttgaatcatgtgttagctaatgcaggacctgccgtggtcaatcataagtacagttgaagtcagaattattagcccccctgtttattttttccccaatttctgttctaGAGGAATAAGATtatctcaacacatttctaaacataatagttttgataactcatctctaataactgattcattttatctttgccatgatgacagtagataatattttactagatattttcaagacacttctattcagcttaaagtgatatttaaaggcttaattaggttaattaggttaactaggcaggttagggtaattaggaaagttatagtataccaatggtttgttctgtagactatcgaaaaaatatatagcttaaaggggctaataattttgaccttaaaatagtgtttaaaaaattttaaaattgcttttattcataccgaaataaaacaaataaaactttctataGATGAAAAAACATtgtcagacatgctgtgaaaatttcctggctcttttaaacatagtttgggaaacatttaaaaaaaaaagacccaaaaaaaaggggggggggggcaaataattttgacatcaactgtatgtgatcctctcgaaatttgtttataaataaacttcacttaagtaggcctgtgcaaaaaaatctGGGTTTTATATgaagttctatggagtaaaacagcaaattatagtcTGTAAGTTTACTGTGTTCTGGGAGtccttattttgattttctcagacatatctcACTTTATCACACAGTACTCCATATAAAAGACAGAAACattttacaaattttacctctttccaacaaggaaaaccaccaacaatgaTGATGGTgccatggttttgcaatcaaaaaatgtcattttaatggaagtcaatggggcaaaaacagccaccaacataacaaagGGGGAGTAAATTTGCTCAGAATGTATTgttaaggttttgttttttttaattttcaaagtattttcccaaaatatttgtcaaaataggaTTTTTCACCAAAAATCTTTCCATTTTctgaaacacagaaaatattGTGGCCAAATAAAGacttaaaatcaccccagaggGGATGAAAACATGCACAACAACACACAAGGGTTCAGAAtaagattttaatatatttaatatagtttaaaattttaatatattactcTTGTTACCCAACACTAATAATGAGAAAAAGCTTACTGGAAGAACTAAGGTCAGACTTATGTAAATGTCCTGTAAATATCATATGCAAAGGTGTGGCGACTTCTGAACACATACTGTAACAGTTGTTCTCTATAAGATCCGTGAATGACCATGAACAGGTCTTGTTTGTATTAAGGGTTGAACCAACATTTATTTACAAGTTACCCAGGCTAGTGCTTATGGTTTAAAGggaaaaaacagaataaatacacTGTCTGAAAGTGCATACTGTAGTCTAGACTTACATGGAAAACGTCTGTAATGTGAAAAATGAGTGGCAGTATACCTGTGTATTCACAGACCCGTTGGTGGAATTTTTCCATTCGTGAAGAAAAGCTCTGATGTCCTCAGATGAATCCAGTTTAGTGCACTGTGCAATAAGCAAAATATTTGGTGTCAGAATCTTAGAGTAAAATATAATGCATCTGGAGTTATATTATTCACTGTATTGTtggctttatattcgcacatGTGCTACTTTGATTGTTTTGGTCTGAAACTGAatgtaagtatgactttaaaacagcatAATTGACTgcgaacaatgttgtactttgatagtccttGGCTGCTAATATTAATTCCCTTTTAAGAATTTGCAAATAACGCTTTTCTGAAATTACATAAAGAAGACAAAAgtccaaatgtgcaaatataaaacctaCATTACCTCAATATTCACTCATGGGTTTTGTTAGTCTAACGTTTTCTATGGATAATATGAAATGTTTGCAAGGTATTCTTATGTGCCATTGAGCACTACCTTAGTATCACTTGATTTGTTATGCTCATGGTGCAACTCAAGGATCCATATGGTTGGTATGATGCTGATAAGGAAAAACAGTATTGCTGGAGAAAACCTAAAGATCAGAGTTAGAGTCACTGCATTAATTTCACACATATATTTCAGGATGTTGACCCTAGAATAGTGTTTATTTGAAAGCCTTATGCATGCAAAATAAATAAGAGAAGTCTACTTACCATTTGTAATCCTTCCCTTTTCGTCTTCTCAGAGTTAAAATCATTTCCACCACGAGAGGTAGATAAA encodes:
- the tmem26b gene encoding transmembrane protein 26b — translated: MFVKFICAVVTRALFILVSLIGVWRVTWVKNNPLYWFLTILYLPLVVEMILTLRRRKGKDYKWFSPAILFFLISIIPTIWILELHHEHNKSSDTKCTKLDSSEDIRAFLHEWKNSTNGSVNTQDPLKLLSSVCANDWILALQQIVLILLIVGKWMLPIAGGVTRDEMSQLLLIFVGTAADILEFISETLSDVNEESLSFVCVILAVWTLSMLQFPLHFSVVNTRAEDVSESQDGSLYSRYRTDIWNIGGSLFLQDGPFFVVRLTVMMVFSNFHQMLVFFTLKNLLVVMLNIYRLWVIWIDSKS